From Streptomyces qinzhouensis, one genomic window encodes:
- the lanKC gene encoding class III lanthionine synthetase LanKC: MNPEYGVYCQTDGDFYDAPHRADGTATPDASLFEPARDPAPEGWETHRSGDWLSFHPVDAELPAQGWKIHVSAAADNAASVLRRVHDYCLTHGVPHKFVPAPRLLHVRNAKYADRAGSGKFITVYPPAEDAFQEICEALAAMLEGEHGPYVLSDLRLGEGPVYVRYGAFAARYCLGADGRPVPAVANPEGTLVPDPRGPFLRIPGWVTPPGFLGPHLEARAALGTTGTPYEIESALHFSNGGGVYRARDSRSGETVVLKEARPHAGLAADGADAVARLESERTALEQLAGLDCVPAVREAFDLGGHHFLALEYIEGNTLNTLLARRYPLSAPDPSPDALAEHAAWVERIHGLVEDAVRRIHGRGLVFSDLHMNNIMVSEDESRVVLLDFEAAFPAADEGRRQVVANPAFVAPADRTGTGIDRYALACLRIALLAPLTTLFFIDRGRAPRMARDTARLFGTDEAALVPAVREIVRGMPGEHAPEPAVPEPGDWPWSRDSMARAIAASFTPEREDRCFPGDITQFATPVGGQCFGTGAAGVLHALHETGAPPCPEAVEWLLTRTKTVAPGTPPGFHDGLAGIAWTLNRLGHRDRAAELAHLVTEQPLDRLTADLHSGQAGIALAFDELARDASGADATAFAAAADRCAAHAARSLTEGRPSPRTGLLHGATGLALLFVRRYESTGDPALLELARTALARDLDRCKPGKSGELMVVEGKRLMPYLGAGSAGIALVLDEYLAHRPDERFEAARDTIAPALRAAFYVQPGLYRGIAGLVLHLARTPVGDPAERRRAVERHTRLLGLQATPYRGDLAFPGEQMMRRSMDLATGTAGVLLALGSAYGDTPAALPFLPPRPRPTDRPQPGAAHHRPSPR, translated from the coding sequence GTGAATCCGGAGTACGGCGTGTACTGCCAGACGGACGGTGACTTCTACGACGCACCCCACCGCGCCGACGGCACCGCGACCCCGGACGCCTCCCTCTTCGAGCCCGCCCGCGACCCCGCCCCCGAAGGCTGGGAGACCCACCGCAGCGGCGACTGGCTGAGCTTCCACCCCGTTGACGCCGAACTGCCCGCCCAGGGCTGGAAGATCCACGTATCGGCGGCGGCCGACAATGCCGCGTCCGTGCTCCGGCGGGTCCACGACTACTGCCTGACCCACGGGGTCCCGCACAAGTTCGTCCCCGCCCCGCGCCTGCTCCACGTCCGCAACGCCAAGTACGCCGACCGGGCCGGCAGCGGCAAGTTCATCACCGTCTACCCGCCCGCCGAGGACGCCTTCCAGGAGATCTGCGAGGCACTGGCCGCGATGCTCGAAGGTGAGCACGGGCCCTATGTCCTGAGCGATCTGCGGCTCGGTGAAGGACCGGTCTACGTACGGTACGGAGCCTTCGCCGCCCGCTACTGCCTCGGCGCCGACGGCCGCCCCGTTCCCGCCGTCGCGAACCCCGAGGGGACCCTCGTCCCCGACCCGCGCGGCCCCTTCCTGCGCATACCCGGCTGGGTCACCCCGCCCGGCTTCCTCGGCCCGCACCTCGAAGCCCGCGCGGCCCTCGGCACGACCGGGACACCGTACGAGATCGAGTCCGCCCTGCACTTCTCCAACGGCGGCGGTGTCTACCGGGCCCGTGACAGCCGCAGCGGCGAGACCGTCGTCCTCAAGGAGGCCCGGCCGCACGCCGGACTCGCCGCCGACGGCGCCGACGCCGTCGCCCGGCTGGAGTCCGAGCGCACCGCTCTGGAGCAACTCGCCGGACTCGACTGCGTCCCCGCCGTCCGCGAGGCCTTCGACCTCGGCGGCCACCACTTCCTGGCCCTGGAGTACATCGAGGGCAACACCCTCAACACCCTCCTCGCCCGGCGCTATCCGCTCTCCGCCCCCGATCCGTCGCCCGACGCCCTCGCCGAGCACGCCGCCTGGGTGGAGCGCATCCACGGCCTGGTCGAGGACGCCGTCCGCCGGATCCACGGTCGCGGCCTCGTCTTCAGCGACCTCCATATGAACAACATCATGGTCAGCGAGGACGAGTCCCGGGTCGTCCTCCTCGACTTCGAGGCCGCCTTCCCGGCCGCCGACGAGGGCCGCCGGCAGGTCGTCGCCAACCCGGCGTTCGTCGCACCCGCCGACCGCACCGGCACCGGGATCGACCGCTACGCACTCGCCTGTCTGCGGATCGCCCTGCTCGCGCCGCTGACCACCCTCTTCTTCATCGACCGCGGCCGGGCGCCCCGGATGGCCCGCGACACGGCCCGCCTCTTCGGCACCGACGAGGCGGCCCTCGTCCCCGCCGTCCGCGAGATCGTCCGCGGCATGCCCGGCGAGCACGCCCCCGAACCCGCCGTCCCCGAACCGGGCGACTGGCCCTGGAGCCGGGACTCCATGGCCCGGGCGATCGCCGCCTCCTTCACCCCCGAACGCGAGGACCGCTGCTTCCCGGGTGACATCACCCAGTTCGCCACCCCCGTCGGGGGCCAGTGCTTCGGCACCGGCGCCGCCGGAGTCCTCCACGCCCTCCACGAGACCGGCGCACCGCCCTGCCCGGAGGCCGTGGAGTGGCTGCTGACCCGGACCAAGACCGTCGCGCCCGGCACCCCGCCCGGCTTCCACGACGGACTCGCGGGCATCGCCTGGACCCTCAACCGCCTCGGCCACCGGGACCGGGCCGCCGAACTCGCCCATCTCGTGACCGAACAGCCCCTCGACCGGCTCACCGCCGACCTGCACAGCGGGCAGGCCGGAATCGCCCTCGCCTTCGACGAGCTGGCCCGGGACGCCTCCGGCGCCGACGCCACCGCGTTCGCCGCGGCGGCCGACCGCTGCGCCGCCCACGCCGCCCGGTCCCTCACCGAAGGACGCCCCTCGCCCCGTACCGGACTGCTGCACGGCGCCACCGGGCTCGCGCTCCTCTTCGTACGGAGATACGAGTCCACCGGCGATCCGGCCCTGCTCGAACTCGCCAGGACCGCGCTCGCCCGCGATCTGGACCGCTGCAAGCCGGGCAAGTCCGGGGAGCTGATGGTCGTCGAGGGCAAACGGCTGATGCCCTACCTCGGCGCGGGCAGCGCCGGAATCGCCCTCGTACTCGACGAGTATCTGGCCCACCGCCCCGACGAACGGTTCGAAGCCGCCCGCGACACGATCGCGCCCGCTCTGCGCGCCGCCTTCTACGTCCAGCCCGGGCTCTACCGGGGCATCGCCGGACTCGTCCTGCACCTCGCCCGCACTCCCGTCGGAGACCCCGCGGAGCGGCGCCGCGCCGTCGAACGCCACACCCGGCTCCTCGGCCTCCAGGCCACCCCCTACCGAGGCGATCTCGCCTTCCCCGGCGAGCAGATGATGCGCCGGTCCATGGACCTCGCCACCGGTACCGCCGGTGTGCTGCTCGCCCTCGGCAGCGCCTACGGGGACACCCCGGCCGCCCTGCCGTTCCTCCCGCCGCGTCCGCGGCCCACAGACCGGCCCCAGCCAGGGGCCGCGCACCACCGACCGTCCCCACGATGA